From the genome of Nocardia sp. NBC_01503, one region includes:
- a CDS encoding 4a-hydroxytetrahydrobiopterin dehydratase: MTPAPLSEAEIAKALTELPDWTRTGQSISRTVEAASFLAGIELVRRVAVAAEAANHHPDMDIRWRRVTFTLSTHDANGLTALDVALAHEIDRLDAQS, translated from the coding sequence ATGACTCCCGCACCGCTCTCCGAAGCAGAGATCGCCAAGGCGCTCACCGAACTCCCCGACTGGACCCGCACCGGGCAGAGCATCTCCCGCACCGTCGAGGCCGCGTCATTCCTGGCCGGGATCGAACTGGTCCGCCGAGTCGCGGTCGCCGCCGAGGCCGCCAACCATCATCCGGATATGGATATCCGCTGGCGGCGCGTCACCTTCACGCTCTCCACCCATGACGCCAATGGCCTCACCGCGCTGGATGTGGCTCTTGCGCATGAGATCGATCGACTGGACGCACAGAGTTAG
- a CDS encoding DUF1906 domain-containing protein has translation MVFSRVSRRAFLLGGATVAAGVSAGLSLPAPNAAARQQLGTLLDYAGGVPTAESISAEGHMGVIRYVSDRRPGAEWMAGKPLLAGEVEQLRAAGLSVVSCYQFGKGPTADWRGGLAAGLKHAARGLVLHKAAGGPDSAPIYASIDDNPDDADFDSMIEPYLRGWETVLGRERVGVYANSPTIDSIRDAGLGSYFWQHNWGTPKGYVHPDANLHQFEIDKRSLDGIGVDVNAVLAPQYGQWW, from the coding sequence ATGGTCTTTTCCCGTGTCAGCCGCCGGGCGTTCCTACTCGGAGGCGCGACCGTGGCCGCCGGTGTCTCCGCCGGTCTGAGCCTGCCCGCCCCCAATGCCGCGGCGCGACAGCAACTCGGCACCCTGCTGGATTACGCGGGCGGTGTCCCGACCGCCGAATCCATCAGTGCCGAAGGGCATATGGGCGTCATCCGATACGTCTCGGACCGCCGCCCCGGCGCGGAGTGGATGGCCGGAAAGCCGCTGCTCGCCGGGGAGGTCGAGCAACTCCGGGCGGCCGGGCTCTCGGTGGTCTCCTGTTACCAGTTCGGCAAGGGGCCCACCGCGGACTGGCGCGGCGGCCTCGCGGCCGGACTCAAGCATGCCGCAAGGGGATTGGTACTGCATAAGGCGGCGGGTGGTCCGGACAGCGCACCCATCTACGCCTCCATCGACGACAATCCCGACGACGCCGACTTCGACAGTATGATCGAGCCCTATCTACGGGGTTGGGAGACGGTCCTGGGCCGCGAGCGCGTCGGCGTCTACGCCAACTCGCCGACCATCGACTCGATTCGCGACGCGGGCCTGGGTTCCTATTTCTGGCAACACAATTGGGGCACCCCGAAGGGCTACGTCCACCCCGACGCGAACCTGCACCAGTTCGAGATCGACAAGCGCTCGCTGGACGGCATCGGAGTCGACGTCAACGCCGTACTCGCACCCCAGTACGGCCAATGGTGGTAG
- a CDS encoding ABC transporter family substrate-binding protein: protein MVATLLAVATGCTANPPPPIESTDSPKTQPAKPGKNSIVVAVDDIGIGFNPHLRSQLSPAASAVSSMVLPSPFRSVPNPVVPGGADWVLDPALMVSADVTSQEPFTITYQIKNEASWSDGAPIAAEDFKYLWQQMITQPGVVDPAGYRLISDVSSSAGGKTVTVTLREEYPAWRQLFTDLLPQHLVKDSGFEQGLVDTIRISGGQFRIKQADRGREEILLERNDRYWGKPAVPDQILLRRGGTPAQVAESLRVGDAQMALVHGGVALQAQLAAIPSVRTAIQAQSREMQLVLNGRTGDLADARVRKAVLGLLDPVLLATVGAQTGSWVEPVRAQVLAPSDPGYAATQPPRLSNEEVYGLFNEAGYGRGPEPSVSQSPTSPAPQPRPIAKNGKTLTIRIGAVENDSATLAVANTAADQLRSAGIDVIVRSVAAAQLYGKDTTDAGVDAIVGWEYAGADPATALASRYGCPPVPVPDASDTTTDNTVADAAKKAPSNLSGVCDPVLQPGIDTALRGIDVGKVIGDSEPALWNLATVLPIVQDTQVAAAGPRVDGVSLSGAIQTGVFADAANWRRLP, encoded by the coding sequence ATGGTCGCGACCCTCTTGGCGGTCGCGACCGGCTGCACCGCGAATCCGCCACCGCCCATCGAGTCCACCGACAGCCCGAAGACGCAGCCCGCCAAGCCGGGGAAGAATTCGATCGTCGTCGCGGTGGATGACATCGGTATCGGGTTCAATCCGCATCTGCGGTCGCAGCTTTCGCCCGCGGCGTCGGCGGTCTCCTCGATGGTGCTGCCGAGTCCGTTCCGGTCGGTGCCGAATCCGGTGGTACCGGGTGGCGCGGATTGGGTGCTGGATCCGGCGCTGATGGTTTCGGCGGATGTGACCTCGCAGGAGCCGTTCACCATCACCTATCAGATCAAGAACGAGGCGTCCTGGTCCGATGGCGCTCCCATTGCCGCCGAGGACTTCAAATACCTTTGGCAGCAGATGATTACGCAGCCGGGTGTGGTGGATCCGGCCGGGTATCGGCTGATTTCGGATGTGAGCTCCTCCGCGGGCGGTAAGACCGTCACCGTCACTCTGCGCGAGGAGTATCCGGCCTGGCGGCAGTTGTTCACCGATCTGCTGCCGCAGCATCTGGTGAAGGATTCCGGGTTCGAGCAGGGCCTGGTGGACACCATTCGCATCTCGGGCGGCCAGTTCCGCATCAAGCAGGCCGATCGCGGTCGCGAGGAGATTCTGCTCGAGCGCAATGACCGGTACTGGGGTAAGCCCGCGGTGCCGGATCAGATCCTGCTGCGGCGCGGTGGAACTCCCGCACAGGTGGCGGAGTCGCTGCGGGTCGGGGACGCGCAGATGGCGCTGGTGCACGGTGGGGTCGCCTTGCAGGCGCAGTTGGCGGCGATTCCCTCGGTGCGTACCGCGATTCAGGCGCAATCCCGGGAGATGCAGCTCGTATTGAACGGCCGCACAGGTGATTTGGCGGATGCACGGGTGCGCAAAGCCGTGCTCGGCCTGCTGGATCCGGTGTTGCTGGCCACGGTCGGCGCGCAGACCGGCAGCTGGGTGGAGCCGGTGCGCGCGCAGGTGCTGGCACCGTCGGACCCGGGCTATGCCGCGACGCAGCCGCCACGGTTGAGCAATGAAGAGGTGTACGGCCTGTTCAACGAGGCCGGATATGGCCGGGGACCGGAGCCTTCGGTATCGCAGTCGCCGACTTCGCCCGCGCCGCAACCGCGTCCGATCGCCAAGAACGGTAAGACGCTGACCATTCGGATCGGCGCGGTCGAGAACGATTCCGCGACGCTGGCGGTCGCCAATACCGCCGCCGACCAATTGCGCAGTGCCGGAATCGATGTGATCGTGCGCAGTGTCGCCGCCGCACAGCTGTACGGCAAGGACACCACCGATGCCGGGGTGGACGCGATCGTCGGCTGGGAGTACGCGGGCGCCGATCCGGCGACCGCGCTGGCCTCGCGCTACGGCTGCCCGCCGGTACCGGTCCCGGATGCCTCCGACACGACCACCGACAACACCGTCGCCGATGCCGCGAAGAAGGCGCCGTCCAATCTTTCGGGTGTCTGCGATCCGGTCCTGCAGCCGGGTATCGATACCGCGCTGCGCGGTATCGATGTCGGCAAGGTGATCGGCGACTCCGAACCCGCGCTCTGGAATCTGGCGACGGTGCTGCCGATCGTGCAGGACACGCAGGTGGCCGCGGCCGGACCGCGGGTGGACGGCGTCTCGCTGAGCGGCGCCATCCAGACCGGCGTCTTCGCCGATGCCGCGAACTGGCGGCGGCTGCCATGA
- a CDS encoding mannosyltransferase, translating to MSRPVARAESPAVNRHFRLAAAALGISVLVRLAWVLFLPNGMNFVDLHVYVDGSAALGSGNLFDYTDSSKTPDFPLPFTYPPFAALVFYPLHFLPFSVVAIAWLLATMAALFGVVWLALELILGKDALREQHWRTVAVAWTAVGLWLEPVRTTLDYGQVNVFLVLIAMLAVRSARWWVSGTLVGAAAGVKLTPAVTGLYFVARRRWLAAVWSGVVFFGTIGLTYLITPDETRKYFTELLGDATRIGPVGSSVNQSLRGALSRILGHDVVSGPVWLAAVLVTAVLAVLAWRALAKDDRLGTLLIVQLFGLMVSPISWSHHWIWLIPVVLWLLYGPMREAAGARLVAGYWLVTTVIGVPWLLSHFQTSIWTISRPGILSWLAAVDVIGVLIFYVWVAWAGRREQSGPEAAACVTTQGPARAA from the coding sequence TTGTCGAGGCCTGTCGCCCGAGCTGAAAGTCCCGCCGTGAACCGACACTTCCGACTGGCAGCCGCGGCACTTGGTATTTCGGTGCTGGTCCGCCTCGCCTGGGTGCTCTTCCTGCCGAATGGCATGAACTTCGTCGATCTGCACGTCTATGTGGATGGTTCGGCCGCGCTGGGTAGCGGCAACCTCTTCGATTACACCGACTCCAGTAAGACACCGGACTTTCCGCTGCCTTTCACCTATCCGCCGTTCGCGGCGCTGGTGTTCTATCCGCTGCACTTCCTGCCGTTCTCCGTTGTCGCCATCGCCTGGCTGCTCGCGACCATGGCCGCGCTGTTCGGCGTGGTGTGGCTCGCGCTGGAGCTGATTCTCGGGAAAGACGCACTACGCGAACAACATTGGCGCACCGTCGCGGTGGCGTGGACCGCTGTCGGCCTGTGGCTCGAACCGGTGCGCACCACCCTGGACTACGGCCAGGTCAATGTCTTCCTGGTGTTGATCGCCATGCTCGCCGTGCGCAGCGCCCGCTGGTGGGTGTCCGGCACGCTGGTCGGCGCGGCCGCGGGGGTGAAGCTGACGCCCGCTGTCACCGGCCTGTATTTCGTGGCGCGGCGACGTTGGCTCGCGGCGGTGTGGTCGGGGGTGGTGTTCTTCGGCACCATCGGGCTGACCTACCTGATCACTCCCGATGAGACGCGCAAGTACTTCACCGAACTGCTCGGTGACGCCACCCGGATCGGCCCGGTCGGGTCGTCGGTGAACCAGTCACTGCGCGGCGCGCTCAGCCGCATCCTCGGCCACGATGTGGTCTCCGGGCCGGTGTGGCTCGCGGCGGTGCTGGTCACGGCCGTACTCGCGGTGCTGGCCTGGCGCGCGCTGGCCAAAGACGACCGGCTGGGCACGCTGCTCATCGTGCAGCTGTTCGGTTTGATGGTGTCGCCGATTTCCTGGTCACACCATTGGATCTGGTTGATTCCGGTCGTGCTGTGGCTGCTCTACGGTCCGATGCGCGAGGCCGCGGGCGCGCGCCTGGTGGCCGGGTACTGGCTGGTTACCACGGTTATCGGAGTGCCGTGGCTGCTCTCGCATTTCCAGACTTCCATTTGGACCATTTCGCGGCCGGGCATCTTGTCCTGGCTGGCCGCGGTTGATGTGATCGGCGTGCTGATCTTCTATGTCTGGGTGGCGTGGGCGGGCCGGCGTGAGCAGTCAGGCCCGGAGGCGGCAGCCTGCGTAACCACGCAGGGCCCTGCTCGCGCCGCGTAG
- the typA gene encoding translational GTPase TypA translates to MSSVEFRNVAIVAHVDHGKTTLVDAMLRQSGAFAERAELVDRVMDSGDLEREKGITILAKNTAVHRHNADGSLTVINVIDTPGHADFGGEVERGLSMVDGVVLLVDASEGPLPQTRFVLRKALAASLPVILVVNKTDRPDARIEEVVEESHDLLLDLASDLDDEASEAAELALDLPVLYASGREGKASTARPENGTAPAADNLDELFEVLMKYVPAPKGDKDAPLQAHVTNLDASPFLGRIGLVRIHNGTLRKGQNVAWMTPEGNKTVKITELLQTVGVERKPGEEAIAGDIVAVAGIPEIMIGDTLADVENPVALPRITVDQPAISVTIGTNTSPLVGRVSGHKLTARMVKDRLDKELIGNVSLKVLDIGRPDAWEVQGRGELALAILVEQMRREGFELTVGKPQVVTQMVDGKMHEPYEELTVDCPDEYLGAVTQLLAARKGKMVQMSNHSAGWVRMEFIVPSRGLIGFRTDFLTETRGTGIANAIFDGYAPWAGEIRARHTGSLVSDRAGSVTPFAMIQLADRGQFFVEPGADTYEGMVVGINPRAEDLDINVTREKKLTNMRSATADVFETLAKPLHLDLEAAMEFCTDDECVEVTPEVVRVRKLILGATERGRELSRKKARDRAAQ, encoded by the coding sequence GTGTCGTCTGTCGAGTTCCGTAACGTCGCCATCGTGGCGCACGTCGACCACGGCAAGACAACACTGGTCGACGCCATGTTGCGTCAGTCCGGGGCGTTTGCCGAGCGCGCCGAGCTCGTCGACCGAGTGATGGACTCCGGAGACCTGGAGCGCGAGAAGGGCATCACCATTCTCGCGAAGAACACCGCGGTGCACCGGCACAATGCCGATGGCTCGCTGACGGTGATCAACGTGATCGACACCCCCGGCCACGCCGACTTCGGTGGTGAGGTCGAGCGCGGCCTGTCCATGGTCGACGGTGTCGTCCTGCTCGTCGACGCCTCCGAGGGGCCGCTGCCGCAGACCCGCTTCGTACTGCGCAAGGCCCTCGCTGCCTCGCTGCCGGTCATCCTGGTGGTCAACAAGACCGACCGTCCGGACGCCCGTATCGAAGAGGTCGTCGAGGAGTCGCACGATCTGCTGCTGGACCTCGCCTCCGATCTGGATGACGAAGCCTCCGAAGCCGCCGAGCTCGCCCTCGATCTGCCGGTGCTGTACGCCTCGGGCCGTGAGGGCAAGGCCTCCACCGCCCGCCCCGAGAACGGCACCGCGCCCGCCGCGGACAACCTCGACGAGCTGTTCGAGGTCCTGATGAAGTACGTCCCCGCCCCCAAGGGCGATAAGGACGCACCGCTGCAGGCGCACGTCACCAACCTCGACGCCTCCCCGTTCCTCGGCCGTATCGGCCTGGTCCGCATTCACAACGGCACCCTGCGCAAGGGCCAGAACGTGGCGTGGATGACCCCCGAGGGCAATAAGACCGTCAAGATCACCGAGCTGCTGCAGACCGTCGGCGTCGAGCGCAAGCCCGGTGAAGAGGCCATCGCCGGTGACATCGTCGCCGTCGCGGGCATCCCGGAGATCATGATCGGCGACACCCTCGCCGACGTCGAGAACCCGGTCGCGTTGCCGCGCATCACCGTTGACCAGCCCGCCATCTCGGTGACCATCGGCACCAACACCTCGCCGCTGGTGGGTCGCGTGTCCGGTCACAAGCTGACCGCCCGCATGGTGAAGGACCGCCTCGACAAGGAACTGATCGGCAACGTCTCGCTGAAGGTGCTCGACATCGGCCGCCCGGACGCCTGGGAGGTGCAGGGTCGTGGTGAGCTCGCGCTCGCCATCCTGGTCGAGCAGATGCGCCGCGAAGGCTTCGAGTTGACCGTCGGCAAGCCGCAGGTGGTCACCCAGATGGTCGACGGCAAGATGCACGAGCCCTACGAAGAGCTCACCGTCGACTGCCCGGACGAGTACCTGGGCGCCGTCACCCAGCTGCTGGCCGCCCGCAAGGGCAAGATGGTCCAGATGAGCAACCACTCCGCCGGGTGGGTGCGCATGGAGTTCATCGTCCCCTCGCGCGGTCTGATCGGCTTCCGTACCGACTTCCTCACCGAGACCCGCGGTACCGGTATCGCCAACGCCATCTTCGACGGTTACGCACCGTGGGCCGGCGAGATCCGCGCCCGCCACACCGGTTCGCTGGTGTCGGACCGTGCCGGTTCGGTCACCCCGTTCGCCATGATCCAGCTCGCCGACCGCGGCCAGTTCTTCGTGGAGCCGGGCGCCGACACCTACGAGGGCATGGTCGTGGGCATCAACCCGCGTGCCGAGGACCTCGACATCAACGTCACCCGTGAGAAGAAGCTGACCAATATGCGGTCCGCCACGGCCGACGTCTTCGAGACCCTGGCCAAGCCGCTGCACCTGGACCTGGAAGCGGCCATGGAGTTCTGCACCGACGACGAGTGCGTCGAGGTCACCCCCGAGGTCGTCCGCGTCCGCAAGCTGATCCTGGGCGCGACCGAGCGTGGCCGCGAGCTCTCCCGTAAGAAGGCCCGCGACCGCGCCGCGCAGTAA
- a CDS encoding Rv1157c family protein: MSAVALAACATVAVPTTAFAKPAPAPAQTTASIPMIPEGVSVDALASLIPAIIGAAAGPADIAAPGPQTAILDQAKQILATLNLPQSVKDTLNKIITFLDGSGGGGPDIPQDGPVIAQFLWPTIGKGCIGSGADSVGTALAVPGPAQLPPPGPVAGQTGFVFTALGTKRPTEIQTPPMTVQWLNLDTRVSGVVNLTDEAKINPDGPATLSAIVNTGAGRVVAVVSGSLTTQADAESQPITCSFLPTIGFFTV; encoded by the coding sequence ATGTCCGCAGTCGCCCTGGCCGCCTGCGCCACCGTGGCCGTGCCCACCACTGCGTTCGCCAAGCCGGCGCCCGCGCCCGCGCAGACCACGGCGTCCATTCCGATGATTCCCGAAGGCGTTTCGGTCGACGCGCTCGCTTCGCTGATTCCCGCCATCATCGGTGCCGCCGCCGGACCCGCGGATATCGCGGCTCCCGGCCCGCAGACCGCCATTCTCGATCAGGCCAAGCAGATCCTGGCCACGCTGAACCTGCCGCAGTCGGTCAAGGACACGCTGAACAAGATCATCACCTTCCTGGACGGCAGCGGCGGCGGTGGCCCGGACATCCCCCAGGACGGCCCGGTCATCGCCCAGTTCCTGTGGCCGACCATCGGTAAGGGCTGCATCGGCTCCGGTGCGGATTCGGTGGGCACCGCGCTCGCCGTGCCCGGCCCGGCCCAGCTGCCGCCGCCCGGACCCGTTGCGGGACAGACCGGTTTCGTCTTCACCGCGCTCGGCACCAAGCGGCCCACCGAGATTCAGACCCCGCCGATGACCGTGCAGTGGCTGAACCTGGACACCCGCGTGAGCGGTGTCGTCAACCTGACCGATGAGGCCAAGATCAATCCGGATGGCCCGGCCACACTGTCGGCCATCGTCAACACCGGTGCCGGACGCGTCGTCGCCGTGGTCTCGGGTTCGCTGACCACCCAGGCGGATGCCGAATCCCAGCCCATCACCTGCTCGTTCCTGCCGACCATCGGATTCTTCACGGTCTGA
- the mshB gene encoding N-acetyl-1-D-myo-inositol-2-amino-2-deoxy-alpha-D-glucopyranoside deacetylase, whose product MTAADRGARGQGGLLLVHAHPDDESITTGGTIAHYRRRGIPVTVVTCTLGEEGEVIGDEWARLVADQADQLGGFRILELTRALGELAAAPPRFLGGAGRWRDSGMAGTPAARNPRAFVKSGQEAVDALVQILLELRPDVVVGYDPRGGYGHPDHLRAHEITMAAVDSASEWGWEVPKVYWTVTDGATLAMHTEALKRRTVDQLPGALPPGWRLPHAGELACVPHESVTTTVDIADSLAAKRAALRAHATQVTVAPSGREFALSNNIAQPVLPEEHYILVRGQRGPVGADGQEHDLFAGLPGAPVSQSIEMRH is encoded by the coding sequence ATGACCGCGGCGGATCGAGGGGCGCGGGGGCAGGGCGGGCTGCTGCTGGTGCACGCGCACCCCGATGACGAGTCCATCACCACCGGCGGCACCATCGCGCACTATCGGCGGCGGGGTATTCCGGTGACCGTGGTGACCTGCACCCTCGGTGAGGAGGGTGAGGTCATCGGTGACGAGTGGGCGCGCCTGGTCGCCGATCAGGCCGATCAGCTGGGCGGCTTCCGGATTCTCGAATTGACCAGGGCCCTGGGCGAATTGGCCGCCGCGCCGCCGCGTTTCCTGGGTGGTGCGGGCCGCTGGCGGGACTCCGGCATGGCCGGGACACCCGCGGCGCGGAATCCGCGCGCCTTCGTGAAATCCGGTCAGGAGGCGGTGGACGCGCTGGTCCAGATCCTGCTGGAGCTGCGTCCCGATGTGGTCGTCGGCTATGACCCGCGCGGCGGCTACGGTCATCCGGATCATCTTCGCGCGCACGAAATCACCATGGCCGCAGTCGATTCCGCGTCCGAGTGGGGTTGGGAAGTGCCGAAGGTCTACTGGACGGTCACCGACGGCGCCACCCTCGCCATGCACACCGAGGCGCTCAAGCGCCGCACGGTGGATCAGCTGCCCGGTGCGCTGCCGCCCGGCTGGCGACTGCCGCACGCGGGCGAATTGGCCTGTGTGCCACATGAATCCGTCACCACCACGGTGGATATCGCCGATTCCCTCGCCGCCAAACGCGCGGCCCTGCGCGCACACGCCACCCAGGTGACGGTCGCGCCGTCCGGCCGCGAGTTCGCGCTGTCGAACAATATCGCCCAGCCGGTGCTGCCGGAGGAGCACTACATTCTGGTGCGTGGGCAGCGCGGTCCGGTCGGTGCCGACGGTCAGGAGCATGATCTGTTCGCCGGATTGCCCGGCGCACCCGTTTCACAGTCGATCGAGATGAGACACTGA